One genomic window of Bacteroidota bacterium includes the following:
- a CDS encoding sulfite exporter TauE/SafE family protein, with the protein MNWAEIVALIVSGFLVGFINTLAGGGTIITVSLLLFLGLPATVANGTNRVAVVFQTLVAVISFRKQKLLDTRKGLGFSVPTVLGSVLGAMIAAHFEESMMQKVIALVMIMMLFFILYKPERWLKSRPDLIEKRISVFQLVVFFLIGFYGGFIHMGVGFFLIAFLVMSGGYDLVKANAIKNLIVLAYAPFALVVFMFNGQVNYQYGLIISIGNVGGAWLASHFAVNKGANFIRWVIVAVIIITSLQLLGIINFKDIFSAIL; encoded by the coding sequence ATGAACTGGGCAGAGATTGTTGCACTGATTGTTTCGGGATTCCTGGTAGGTTTCATCAATACACTTGCGGGTGGCGGCACCATCATCACTGTTTCATTGCTATTGTTTCTGGGTCTTCCGGCAACGGTTGCAAACGGCACAAACCGCGTAGCCGTAGTATTTCAGACACTTGTGGCTGTTATCAGTTTCCGTAAGCAAAAATTGCTCGACACCCGGAAAGGACTTGGTTTCTCTGTGCCAACTGTATTGGGCTCGGTGCTGGGCGCCATGATAGCCGCACATTTCGAAGAATCCATGATGCAGAAGGTAATTGCTCTGGTGATGATTATGATGCTGTTCTTTATCCTGTATAAACCTGAACGCTGGCTCAAAAGCAGACCCGACCTCATCGAAAAAAGAATCTCGGTTTTTCAGCTTGTTGTTTTTTTTCTGATTGGATTTTACGGCGGTTTCATTCACATGGGGGTTGGCTTTTTTCTTATCGCATTCCTGGTAATGTCGGGCGGATACGACCTCGTAAAAGCCAATGCCATCAAGAATCTTATTGTGCTTGCCTATGCTCCCTTCGCGCTGGTGGTTTTCATGTTCAACGGGCAGGTGAATTATCAATACGGTCTGATAATCTCCATCGGAAATGTTGGTGGGGCATGGCTCGCATCGCATTTTGCAGTGAACAAGGGCGCGAATTTTATTCGCTGGGTCATTGTCGCCGTAATTATTATTACTTCTTTGCAACTGCTCGGTATTATCAATTTCAAAGATATCTTTTCAGCAATACTGTGA
- the meaB gene encoding methylmalonyl Co-A mutase-associated GTPase MeaB, with amino-acid sequence MPRKPKQQASALKVLPGVAQPSQLNDEAVIRMQGKKNEPLNIDDLFNGIRSGNRMLLSKAITLAESARSDHQLMAQALIEKCLPFSGKSLRIGITGVPGVGKSTFIEALGTWLTSRGHKLAVLAIDPSSSRSKGSILGDKTRMEDLATDPNAFIRPSPSAGTLGGVARKTWETVVLCEAAGFNTIFIETVGVGQSETAVHSMVDFFLLMMLAGAGDELQGIKRGIMEMADGIVINKADGSNLKKAMLARSEYERALNLFPLPPSGLRPKVALCSAIDRSGIKEAWKKIEDYCSFTRMNGYFESKRLEQAEVRMYDTIEGRLRNDFFNDKDIKNMLQKVLLDIREHRISSYIAAQQLLDEYYALNGKK; translated from the coding sequence ATGCCCCGTAAACCTAAACAACAAGCTTCCGCACTGAAGGTGCTCCCCGGAGTAGCGCAGCCATCGCAACTAAACGATGAAGCCGTTATACGCATGCAAGGGAAAAAGAATGAGCCGCTGAATATTGATGATTTATTCAATGGTATCCGTTCAGGAAACCGCATGCTCCTTAGCAAAGCCATAACATTGGCCGAAAGCGCACGTTCCGACCATCAGCTTATGGCACAGGCATTGATTGAAAAATGTTTGCCCTTTTCGGGGAAATCATTAAGAATTGGAATTACCGGAGTCCCCGGTGTAGGTAAAAGTACTTTTATTGAAGCCTTGGGCACTTGGCTTACTTCCAGAGGTCACAAGCTTGCCGTACTTGCCATTGACCCGAGCAGCAGCCGCAGCAAAGGCAGCATACTTGGAGATAAAACGCGCATGGAAGATCTGGCAACCGACCCCAATGCTTTTATTCGCCCTTCGCCTTCGGCAGGAACTTTAGGGGGTGTGGCACGCAAGACCTGGGAAACGGTGGTGCTTTGTGAAGCCGCAGGTTTCAACACTATTTTTATTGAAACGGTCGGCGTTGGTCAATCAGAAACGGCCGTTCACTCCATGGTCGATTTCTTCCTGCTCATGATGCTTGCCGGAGCCGGCGATGAACTACAGGGCATCAAACGCGGCATTATGGAAATGGCTGATGGCATTGTTATCAACAAAGCTGATGGCAGCAATCTGAAAAAAGCAATGCTGGCCCGTTCAGAATACGAACGTGCGCTGAACCTGTTCCCGCTTCCGCCATCAGGTCTCAGACCCAAAGTAGCGTTGTGTTCTGCGATTGACCGTTCGGGAATCAAAGAAGCATGGAAGAAGATAGAAGATTACTGTAGTTTTACAAGGATGAACGGCTATTTTGAAAGCAAGCGACTCGAACAGGCCGAAGTGCGCATGTACGACACCATTGAAGGCCGGTTACGGAATGATTTCTTTAACGATAAAGATATTAAGAACATGCTGCAAAAGGTTCTGCTGGATATCCGCGAACACCGCATCAGTTCTTATATTGCGGCACAGCAGCTGCTCGATGAGTATTATGCCCTGAACGGGAAAAAATGA
- the mtnA gene encoding S-methyl-5-thioribose-1-phosphate isomerase produces MKVNGKDYRTVWLEGNTVMMIEQNLLPFEFRIFESRSYKETCMAIKTMIVRGAGAIGVTAGYAMAQAFMEAPAVGFDDFLRNAKAEIEATRPTARNLFYAVDRVYAAGMESLAAAIKEAELLGNEDVASSRAIGHFGNTLIKDGYRIETHCNAGWLAFADYGTALSPVYIAAAEGKNIFVYADETRPRSQGARLTAWELKNENIPHQIIPDNAGAWLMSQGKIDMMIVGADRIAANGDTANKIGTLEKAIAAKEYGIPFYVAAPTSTFDMNCNNGKNIPIEERTENEVLYQTGPDRNGNMQEILVCSPGSGACNPAFDVTPAKFITKIITEKGIIEPTVEAIAALNIA; encoded by the coding sequence ATGAAAGTTAACGGTAAGGATTACAGAACGGTTTGGCTCGAAGGAAATACCGTTATGATGATAGAGCAGAACCTGCTTCCATTTGAATTCAGAATTTTTGAATCTCGCAGTTATAAAGAAACCTGCATGGCCATCAAGACCATGATTGTTCGTGGAGCAGGTGCGATTGGAGTTACAGCCGGTTATGCCATGGCACAGGCATTCATGGAAGCCCCGGCTGTTGGATTCGATGATTTTCTCCGCAACGCTAAAGCTGAAATTGAAGCCACACGTCCTACTGCGCGTAATTTGTTCTATGCGGTTGACCGTGTGTACGCCGCCGGAATGGAAAGTCTTGCTGCTGCCATAAAAGAGGCTGAATTACTGGGCAACGAGGATGTTGCCTCAAGCCGTGCAATCGGGCACTTTGGCAATACGCTGATAAAAGATGGTTACAGGATTGAAACACATTGCAATGCAGGCTGGTTGGCATTTGCCGATTACGGAACCGCGCTGTCACCTGTATATATTGCTGCGGCAGAAGGCAAAAATATTTTTGTGTATGCCGACGAAACGCGGCCACGCAGTCAGGGTGCAAGACTTACCGCATGGGAACTGAAGAATGAGAACATCCCGCATCAAATCATTCCCGATAATGCCGGTGCGTGGCTTATGTCGCAAGGGAAAATAGATATGATGATTGTTGGCGCCGACCGCATTGCCGCAAACGGTGATACGGCAAATAAAATAGGGACGCTTGAAAAGGCTATAGCTGCAAAGGAATACGGAATTCCATTTTATGTAGCCGCTCCGACTTCAACATTTGATATGAATTGTAACAACGGAAAAAACATTCCTATTGAGGAGCGCACAGAGAATGAAGTGCTCTATCAAACTGGTCCTGACCGAAACGGAAACATGCAAGAAATACTGGTTTGCTCACCCGGTTCGGGGGCATGCAATCCTGCCTTCGACGTAACTCCTGCAAAATTCATCACAAAAATCATTACCGAGAAAGGCATCATTGAACCTACGGTCGAAGCAATTGCCGCGCTGAATATCGCTTAG
- a CDS encoding gamma carbonic anhydrase family protein, producing the protein MALIKKVKGVAPQFGKGCWLADNATITGDVITGDSCSFWFNAVVRGDVHSIRIGNNVNVQDNAIIHCTYLKAPVTIGNNVSIAHNAVVHGCTIHDNVLIGMGAIVMDGVIIESNCVIAAGAVVLEGTLVESGSVYAGVPAKKVKSINKELLEGQVKRISDNYMMYASWYD; encoded by the coding sequence ATGGCATTGATAAAAAAGGTAAAAGGAGTCGCTCCGCAGTTTGGTAAAGGCTGCTGGCTGGCTGATAATGCTACAATCACAGGCGATGTGATAACCGGCGACAGCTGCAGTTTCTGGTTCAATGCAGTAGTTCGCGGAGATGTACATTCCATTCGCATCGGTAATAATGTGAATGTTCAGGATAATGCCATCATTCACTGTACATACCTGAAAGCGCCTGTAACTATTGGCAATAATGTGAGCATCGCGCACAATGCGGTGGTTCATGGCTGTACTATACATGATAATGTTCTCATCGGGATGGGTGCCATTGTAATGGACGGCGTAATTATAGAAAGTAACTGTGTAATTGCGGCAGGTGCAGTGGTATTAGAAGGTACGCTCGTTGAATCGGGCAGTGTGTATGCCGGTGTTCCTGCAAAAAAAGTAAAGTCTATCAATAAAGAGTTGCTGGAAGGTCAGGTAAAACGCATTTCCGATAACTACATGATGTACGCAAGCTGGTACGATTGA
- the nadB gene encoding L-aspartate oxidase: protein MRRITDFLVLGSGIAGLSYALKVAKHGKVIIVTKSNAEESSTRYAQGGIAAVMYSPDSYEKHIRDTISAGAGLCNEAIVKITIDESTERIQELIDWGTQFDKNESGQFDLAKEGGHSEHRVLHSKDSTGKEIEKVLLEQVKKHPNIEVLEKHFAVDIITQHHMGIPVNKRTNDIACYGAYVLNPEETKIYTILSKITLIATGGAGNIYSNTTNPEVSTGDGIALVYRAKGKVDNMEFIQFHPTALYNPKERPSFLITEAMRGFGGILKTIKGEEFMKKYDSRESLAPRDIVARAIDTEMKLSGDEHVCLDCRHIRKNDLIQHFPTIYAKCLSIGIDISKEMIPVVPAAHYTCGGVAVDEYSRSSIRNLYATGECACTGLHGANRLASNSLLESLVFSHRAAISGIEILESVSINNEIPDWNAEGTVLNEEMILITQTLKELREIMSNYVGIVRSDLRLKRAMDRLHLLYTETEELYERSILTSRICEVRNMINVAYLIIKMAMNRKESRGLHYSIDYPKLNNS, encoded by the coding sequence ATGAGAAGGATAACAGACTTCCTGGTGTTAGGCTCCGGCATTGCCGGACTTAGTTACGCGCTGAAAGTTGCGAAACACGGGAAGGTTATTATAGTTACAAAATCCAATGCGGAAGAATCGTCCACACGATATGCCCAGGGTGGCATCGCGGCAGTGATGTACAGTCCTGATTCGTACGAGAAACATATTCGCGATACCATAAGCGCCGGAGCCGGATTGTGTAACGAAGCCATCGTGAAGATTACGATTGATGAATCAACGGAACGCATACAAGAGCTTATTGACTGGGGAACACAATTTGATAAAAATGAGTCTGGACAGTTTGACCTTGCCAAAGAAGGCGGTCACTCTGAACACCGCGTTTTACACAGCAAAGACAGTACAGGAAAAGAAATTGAGAAAGTACTATTAGAGCAGGTTAAAAAGCATCCAAACATTGAAGTGCTTGAAAAACATTTTGCCGTAGATATTATTACGCAGCATCATATGGGAATCCCTGTAAACAAGCGAACCAATGATATTGCCTGCTATGGCGCATACGTGCTGAATCCCGAAGAGACAAAGATTTACACGATACTTTCAAAGATTACACTGATAGCTACAGGTGGCGCCGGAAATATTTACAGCAATACAACAAATCCCGAAGTGAGCACCGGCGACGGCATTGCGCTTGTTTACCGGGCAAAAGGAAAAGTTGACAATATGGAGTTTATACAATTCCATCCCACAGCTCTTTACAATCCGAAAGAACGTCCATCGTTTCTGATAACCGAAGCCATGCGGGGGTTTGGAGGCATCCTCAAAACAATAAAAGGCGAGGAGTTCATGAAGAAATACGATTCCCGCGAATCGCTTGCTCCCCGTGATATTGTTGCACGCGCCATCGACACCGAGATGAAGCTCAGCGGCGATGAACATGTATGTCTTGATTGCCGCCATATCCGTAAGAATGACCTGATACAGCATTTCCCGACGATTTATGCGAAATGCCTGAGTATCGGCATCGATATTTCAAAAGAAATGATACCCGTAGTTCCTGCGGCACACTACACCTGCGGCGGAGTTGCGGTTGACGAATACAGCCGCAGCTCCATTCGTAATTTATATGCAACGGGCGAATGTGCCTGCACAGGATTGCATGGCGCGAATCGTCTTGCATCCAACTCACTGCTTGAATCCCTTGTGTTTTCGCATCGTGCAGCCATCAGCGGTATTGAAATTCTTGAATCTGTAAGCATTAATAATGAAATCCCCGATTGGAATGCCGAAGGAACAGTGCTGAATGAAGAAATGATTCTGATTACCCAGACACTGAAAGAACTGCGCGAGATTATGAGTAATTATGTGGGCATTGTCCGTTCCGACCTCCGGCTGAAACGCGCTATGGACAGGCTACATCTGCTCTACACAGAGACTGAGGAACTCTACGAACGGTCAATACTCACATCGCGGATATGCGAAGTCCGTAACATGATAAACGTAGCCTATCTCATTATTAAAATGGCGATGAACCGCAAGGAAAGCCGGGGGCTGCATTATTCAATTGATTATCCGAAACTCAACAATTCCTGA
- a CDS encoding OmpA family protein has translation MKNNNLITAIVMVFVVTVFTSCVSMKKYQELETARNQCDAENKALSAKNIDLTTLSTEQRESIAKLTKQNSTLLADSVTKGTELRDLREQLNKLNVAYADMEKQNQALLSGNKSETSKILAELQKTKDDLQKKEEDLGKMEKELSGKKINLDELSAQLKEKEQRLNELQSILDKKDSAVKALKQRVSEALLGYENKGLTIQQKNGKVYISMDEKLLFATGSFDVAAKGVEALVKLSKVLEQNADINIMIEGHTDNVPYKGSTGQINDNWDLSVMRATSVVKILLKNSKIAPQRIIAAGRSQYCPVDEANTDVARGKNRRTEIILTPKLDELLKLLENN, from the coding sequence ATGAAAAACAACAATCTGATTACCGCAATTGTTATGGTATTTGTAGTTACTGTATTCACCTCCTGTGTTTCAATGAAGAAGTATCAGGAACTTGAAACAGCCCGTAACCAGTGCGATGCAGAAAACAAAGCACTCAGTGCAAAAAATATTGACCTTACTACTCTCAGCACCGAGCAGCGCGAATCAATAGCAAAGCTGACCAAACAGAATAGTACGCTGCTTGCCGATTCCGTAACAAAAGGTACGGAGCTCAGGGATTTGAGAGAGCAGCTTAACAAACTGAATGTTGCATATGCCGATATGGAGAAGCAAAATCAGGCACTGCTGAGCGGCAATAAATCGGAAACGTCAAAAATATTGGCCGAGTTACAGAAAACCAAAGATGACCTTCAGAAAAAAGAAGAGGATTTGGGTAAGATGGAAAAAGAACTCAGCGGCAAAAAGATTAATCTTGACGAGCTGAGTGCTCAGCTAAAAGAAAAAGAGCAGCGGCTCAACGAGCTTCAATCGATACTCGACAAAAAGGACTCTGCGGTAAAAGCATTGAAACAGCGCGTAAGTGAAGCCTTGCTTGGCTACGAGAATAAAGGGCTGACGATTCAGCAGAAAAATGGAAAAGTATACATTTCTATGGATGAAAAACTGCTTTTTGCCACAGGCAGCTTCGACGTGGCCGCCAAAGGAGTAGAGGCATTGGTGAAGCTGAGCAAGGTGTTGGAACAGAATGCAGACATCAACATCATGATTGAAGGACATACCGATAACGTTCCGTATAAAGGTTCCACAGGGCAGATAAACGATAACTGGGATTTGAGCGTGATGCGGGCAACTTCGGTCGTGAAAATTCTTCTGAAGAACAGTAAAATTGCGCCTCAGCGGATTATTGCCGCCGGTCGTAGTCAGTACTGTCCGGTTGACGAAGCCAATACTGATGTGGCAAGAGGCAAGAACCGCCGTACCGAAATCATCCTCACACCGAAACTCGATGAGCTGTTGAAACTGCTCGAGAATAACTAA
- a CDS encoding ATP-binding protein encodes MKKNHPIIIAFNLSLLITLFVVCINIILGLYVNGNIEWLGLMVIAVCVFVFSFILLRWSLKKFIYNRIKVIYRTIHDLMVTKDAPSKKVIEGDWYGEIEKDVEQWANAQNKEIEDLRRLEKYRRDFLGSVSHELKTPIFNIQGYVLTLLEGGLEDASINREYLLRTELNIDRMVAIINDLETISKLESGVLKLQYQKFDLVALTREIVDFYEMNARERSISLVINSATPVMVSADKERIRHVMANLVENSIKYGMQNGRTLISFYDMDQNVLTEIEDNGMGINEEDIPRVFERFFRTSQGRSREKKGTGLGLAIVKHIIEAHKQAINVKSSPGRGTTFTFTLKKG; translated from the coding sequence ATGAAGAAGAACCATCCAATCATTATTGCGTTCAATCTTTCGCTTCTCATCACTTTATTTGTGGTTTGTATCAATATTATTCTCGGCCTGTACGTTAACGGAAATATTGAATGGTTGGGTTTGATGGTTATTGCTGTTTGCGTTTTTGTGTTCTCATTTATTTTGCTGCGGTGGTCGTTGAAAAAGTTTATTTACAACCGCATTAAAGTTATCTATCGTACTATTCACGACCTCATGGTAACCAAGGATGCACCCAGTAAAAAAGTGATTGAAGGTGACTGGTACGGCGAGATTGAGAAAGATGTGGAACAATGGGCGAATGCACAGAATAAGGAAATAGAAGATTTGCGGAGGCTTGAAAAATACCGCCGTGATTTTCTCGGAAGTGTTTCGCACGAGCTGAAAACGCCGATTTTCAACATTCAGGGTTATGTGCTTACACTACTCGAAGGTGGATTGGAAGATGCCAGCATCAATCGTGAATACCTGCTGCGTACCGAATTGAATATCGACCGTATGGTTGCCATCATCAACGATCTGGAGACTATTTCCAAGCTTGAATCGGGTGTGCTTAAACTTCAGTATCAGAAATTCGATCTGGTGGCGCTTACACGCGAAATTGTTGATTTTTATGAGATGAATGCCCGTGAGCGTTCGATTAGCCTGGTGATAAACAGCGCGACACCTGTCATGGTGAGTGCCGATAAAGAGCGCATTCGTCACGTAATGGCCAACCTCGTCGAGAACTCCATTAAGTATGGAATGCAGAATGGCCGCACCCTGATCAGTTTTTACGATATGGACCAGAATGTCCTGACCGAAATAGAAGACAACGGTATGGGAATTAACGAAGAGGATATTCCCAGGGTTTTCGAACGTTTCTTCAGAACGAGCCAGGGGCGAAGCCGCGAGAAAAAAGGCACCGGGCTTGGATTAGCTATCGTTAAACACATCATTGAAGCGCACAAGCAGGCTATCAATGTAAAAAGTTCGCCCGGCAGGGGAACCACTTTCACGTTTACGTTAAAAAAAGGGTAA
- a CDS encoding exodeoxyribonuclease III: MKIITYNVNGIRAALSKGFIEWLTATNPDVVCLQETKAQPEQVPLFDFEDAGYRTYWFSAIKKGYSGVAILTKREPDNVTAGMGISKYDDEGRVIRADYGDLTVISVYHPSGTSGELRQAFKMQWLEDFHRWANELKKERPNLIISGDYNICHKPIDIHDPVRNANSSGFLPEEREWMTRFTDSGFIDTFRHFNDQPHNYTWWSFRAGSRGKNLGWRIDYNMASLPLEKRLMRAAILPEAKHSDHCPALLEIDF; encoded by the coding sequence ATGAAAATTATAACCTATAACGTCAACGGCATCCGTGCAGCGCTTTCAAAAGGTTTTATTGAATGGCTCACAGCCACAAATCCCGATGTAGTATGCCTGCAGGAAACCAAGGCGCAGCCTGAGCAGGTTCCGCTGTTTGATTTTGAAGATGCCGGATACCGCACATACTGGTTCTCTGCAATAAAAAAAGGATACAGCGGTGTTGCCATCCTCACCAAACGTGAGCCCGATAATGTAACCGCCGGTATGGGAATCAGCAAATACGATGATGAAGGACGCGTGATTCGTGCCGATTATGGCGACCTTACCGTTATCAGTGTATATCATCCATCAGGCACCAGTGGTGAGCTGCGCCAGGCTTTCAAAATGCAGTGGCTCGAAGACTTTCACCGTTGGGCGAATGAACTTAAAAAAGAACGTCCGAACCTCATCATTTCCGGCGACTATAACATCTGTCACAAACCTATTGATATTCATGACCCCGTTCGTAATGCCAACAGCAGCGGATTTTTACCCGAAGAACGTGAATGGATGACGCGTTTTACCGACAGTGGATTTATTGATACCTTCCGTCATTTCAACGACCAGCCGCACAATTACACCTGGTGGAGTTTCAGAGCCGGATCACGTGGTAAGAATCTGGGCTGGCGTATCGACTATAACATGGCGAGTCTGCCGCTCGAAAAACGATTGATGAGAGCCGCCATACTTCCCGAAGCAAAACACTCCGACCACTGTCCTGCGCTCCTCGAAATAGACTTCTGA
- a CDS encoding class II aldolase/adducin family protein, protein MSGEQYTGVKFTTVFRNRITLQHRLLDDLRMWCQLFDEKGLAPPYPGGSYGNLSFRTGSNSFIITGTAIGLKDALCNESFVEVTACQTFQNKVMVNGLREPSSESMLHYTIYSQRPDVNAVFHGHCTELMESAATLGIPVTDKEAPYGSVELAESIGRLVNSDFFILKNHGFVSLGRRMKEAGQQAVNMIERVKK, encoded by the coding sequence ATGTCGGGAGAACAATACACAGGTGTTAAATTCACAACCGTTTTCCGTAACAGGATTACACTGCAGCATCGTTTGCTTGACGACCTCAGGATGTGGTGTCAGCTGTTCGATGAAAAGGGGCTTGCACCGCCATATCCGGGCGGTTCGTACGGAAACCTCAGCTTCCGTACAGGAAGTAACAGTTTTATAATTACAGGCACAGCGATAGGGCTTAAGGATGCTTTGTGTAATGAATCATTTGTGGAAGTGACCGCGTGTCAGACTTTTCAGAACAAGGTGATGGTGAACGGCCTTCGCGAACCTTCGTCGGAAAGCATGCTTCATTATACGATTTACAGTCAGCGCCCCGATGTTAACGCTGTGTTTCATGGTCACTGTACGGAACTGATGGAGAGCGCTGCTACTCTCGGTATTCCGGTAACAGACAAAGAGGCTCCATACGGCTCTGTTGAACTTGCAGAAAGCATTGGCAGGCTTGTGAATTCCGACTTTTTTATTTTGAAAAATCATGGATTTGTGTCGCTTGGCCGAAGAATGAAAGAGGCCGGGCAGCAAGCGGTAAATATGATTGAGCGTGTCAAAAAATAA
- a CDS encoding response regulator transcription factor: MEQNGSILLVDDEDDILEFLGYNLRREGYTVHTAKDGLDAFEKAKEILPQLVILDIMMPRMDGIEACRLMRREPSLSKILIMFLTARSEDYKQIEGLESGADDYINKTVKPAVLLSKVKAMFRRVVNSTDDVNNNRITLGELVIDRERYIIIHRGREIVLPRKEFELLLLLTSKPGKVFSREEIFHIIWGNKVIVGDRTIDVHIRKLRELSGISRIVTVKGVGYKFEL; this comes from the coding sequence ATGGAACAAAACGGCAGTATACTGTTGGTAGACGACGAAGATGATATTCTTGAATTTCTGGGATACAATCTCCGTCGCGAAGGCTATACCGTGCATACGGCCAAAGACGGGCTTGACGCATTCGAAAAAGCCAAAGAAATACTACCACAATTAGTAATACTCGATATCATGATGCCCCGCATGGATGGTATCGAAGCATGCAGGCTGATGCGCAGGGAGCCGTCGCTCAGCAAAATACTTATTATGTTTTTGACGGCACGCAGCGAAGATTACAAACAAATAGAAGGATTGGAATCAGGTGCCGACGATTACATCAATAAAACGGTGAAGCCGGCGGTACTGCTGAGTAAAGTTAAAGCAATGTTCCGCCGTGTTGTAAATAGTACGGATGACGTGAACAATAACCGCATCACACTGGGTGAGCTGGTGATTGACCGCGAACGCTACATCATTATACACCGTGGGAGGGAAATTGTGCTTCCGCGCAAAGAGTTTGAACTATTATTGCTGCTTACCTCAAAGCCCGGAAAAGTGTTTTCAAGGGAGGAAATTTTTCATATTATTTGGGGAAACAAGGTTATAGTGGGCGACCGCACAATTGATGTTCATATTCGTAAGCTGCGAGAATTATCAGGCATTTCACGCATTGTAACTGTGAAAGGCGTGGGATACAAATTTGAATTATAA
- the sucB gene encoding dihydrolipoyllysine-residue succinyltransferase yields the protein MEIKIPSPGESITQVVIAAWLVKNNELVVKDAEIAEVESDKATMALYAPVTGRITLLVDEGSTVNVGDVVATMEVGSEIPETITADIPVKPQPATVLPEQKHIHISPLAKKIIAENKIDTGKFQNIPSGQRITKKDVLSPVKENKLEEPGRETERKKMSPLRLKIAERLVSVKNETAMLTTFNEVNMKKIAEFKTLYGQRFIEKFGAVPGYTAIFAKAAALALQGFQAVNARIDGEEIVYHKYVDINIAVSSPKGLITPLVRNADKLNVRDIDVQIKDFAARAAANRITLDDLAAGTFTITNGGIFGSMMSTPIINPPQTAILGMHKVTDRAMVVNGVIEILPMMYIALSYDHRLIDGKESVGFVVKMKEILEDPIEKLFGGESNLTELLR from the coding sequence ATGGAAATAAAAATCCCCAGCCCCGGAGAATCCATCACTCAGGTTGTAATTGCAGCCTGGCTCGTTAAGAATAATGAGTTGGTGGTAAAAGATGCCGAAATTGCCGAAGTGGAATCGGATAAGGCGACTATGGCCCTTTACGCGCCTGTTACCGGCAGGATTACCTTGCTTGTTGACGAAGGAAGCACCGTAAATGTTGGTGATGTGGTGGCCACCATGGAGGTCGGTTCAGAGATTCCGGAAACAATAACTGCCGACATTCCTGTTAAGCCACAACCAGCAACTGTGCTCCCGGAACAAAAACACATACACATAAGCCCGCTTGCAAAAAAAATAATAGCAGAAAACAAAATAGATACCGGGAAATTTCAGAACATACCGTCGGGGCAGCGTATAACTAAAAAAGATGTTTTATCTCCTGTAAAGGAAAATAAATTAGAAGAACCGGGTCGCGAAACGGAACGAAAAAAAATGTCGCCACTACGGTTAAAGATTGCTGAAAGGCTGGTATCTGTTAAGAATGAAACGGCCATGCTCACTACGTTTAATGAGGTGAACATGAAAAAAATTGCTGAGTTTAAAACTCTTTACGGACAACGGTTTATTGAAAAATTTGGAGCCGTTCCCGGATATACAGCTATATTTGCAAAGGCTGCTGCGCTTGCATTACAAGGGTTTCAGGCAGTAAATGCACGAATAGACGGAGAAGAAATAGTGTACCATAAATATGTTGACATCAACATTGCCGTAAGCAGTCCGAAAGGCTTAATAACTCCATTGGTAAGGAATGCGGATAAACTGAATGTTCGCGATATTGACGTGCAAATCAAAGATTTTGCCGCGCGTGCAGCGGCAAACCGTATCACACTTGACGACCTTGCTGCCGGCACTTTTACTATTACCAACGGTGGCATTTTTGGATCGATGATGTCAACGCCAATTATCAATCCGCCGCAAACAGCCATTCTCGGCATGCACAAAGTGACCGACCGTGCTATGGTGGTGAATGGTGTTATTGAAATATTGCCGATGATGTACATCGCGCTGTCGTACGATCACCGGCTTATTGATGGAAAGGAATCGGTGGGATTTGTTGTAAAAATGAAAGAGATACTTGAAGATCCGATAGAGAAATTATTTGGAGGTGAATCAAATTTAACAGAACTATTACGCTGA